From Curtobacterium sp. MCBA15_012:
TGCGCCGAAACGCTGCTCAGGATGGACGTTGTGTGTCGCGGTCCGGAGAGGCCGCTGCGAATCGTCGGAGAGACGTCGTCAAAACCGATGTCGGGAAGTCCAAGCGCTTCCCGGGCCCCAACAACCGTCGGCAGATCCGACCGTTCGTCCCCGACTCGCCGGTATTGCGGCGAAGGTGCAGCCCACCGTTTTGCCAGCGTCTTGGTGCGAAAGCCGAAGAACACGACCCGCTTTCTGACCTGCGGTACGCCGTACTCGTAGGCCTGCAGCAGGACCTTCCGGATCTGATAGTGCCGTTCAAGCGGACGGATGATGTTGTCTTCGACGTAATCGGAGAAGGTGGCGCTTGCCAGGGCTGCAACGTTCTCGGCGACGAAGACCTCGGGTCGCGTCTGAAGGACGGCACGAACGAACTCTGGCCACATATCGCGAGGATCGGAAGCGCCGCGCTGCTTGCCTGCGTTGCTGAAGGGCTGGCATGGCGGGCCGCCGTGCAGAACAGCGACGTTGCCCCTCCAGGGCTTCCAATCGACTTCCCGAACGTCGCCGTCGTCGCCTCCGTAGACGGACCACGACGGGTTCGCTCGTCTCAGGGTTTCGGCTGCTGCCGGGAGGATCTCCCATGAGCCCTGGTGGTCGAACCCCGCCCTATCGAAGCCCAGGTCGAGCCCGCCACCGCCGCTGAACAGGGACAGTGTTGACAGCCCGTTACGGGTGAGCTGCGGCATCAGGTCATCCGGGTTGAACATCGGAACGTTGACCGGGTGCAGCGGGGTTCCGCCGAGTCCGGCCGCCGCAGCGTCTTTCGCCAGCCGCGCCTCTCTGGCTCGCCTCCGGAACACCTCTCGCTCTGCAAGCGTGAGGTTCCACTGCTCGTGCAACGGGTCGGTCGACTTAATCCGGCTAGGCACGAACTCGTTGCTGAGGGTCACAGTGTCAAGGCTAATCGGCCGCCCGACATCTGTCAGCTGCGAGCTTCGCTCGACGTAGCCCAGAACGATCGGCTCGGCTAGTTGTCGCCGAGGAACGCGTCGTGCCGCATCGGGATCTCGACGGGCGGCGCGGACTGCAGCAGCTCACCGCCGCCCAGCGTGTGTCATCCAGATCGGAACGATCCCGCTTGACCAGCGAGACGAATCACGTCGTCAGCTCGCTGAGTTCGGAGAGCCGCTGCAGGGGTGAGGCCGTCGAGGTCATCGCTTGGAGCATTCAGCCATACGGCGTCGCCCCACGGGTCAACCTCTTCCGGATCGAGTTCTGCGAGCACCTCACGCAGTCGAGGCAGGAGCTGGCCGCCCTCGTCGATCTGGAACGCGGGGAAGAGGCGGGAGCCGTCCGCACTCACAACGGCGAGTATCTCTCCGCGTTGAACATGCGCGTCAACTGCCTCGCTGCTGATCTGAAACCAGCCACGCAGGCCAGCGGTGTCATAGAACGGGCCGATCCGGTCAGAGAGCGTGTTTGCGTGGGAGTCAGAGGGGTCCTCCACGGCGCCCGCGTCACCGGGGGCCGCAGTGATGGGGTCCGCGCGATCGCCGGCCTCCGGCCGGGGATTCTTGGAAGGATCAGCGAAGGGCGAGGGCTTCCGCACGGCGCTGC
This genomic window contains:
- a CDS encoding DNA cytosine methyltransferase, giving the protein MTLSNEFVPSRIKSTDPLHEQWNLTLAEREVFRRRAREARLAKDAAAAGLGGTPLHPVNVPMFNPDDLMPQLTRNGLSTLSLFSGGGGLDLGFDRAGFDHQGSWEILPAAAETLRRANPSWSVYGGDDGDVREVDWKPWRGNVAVLHGGPPCQPFSNAGKQRGASDPRDMWPEFVRAVLQTRPEVFVAENVAALASATFSDYVEDNIIRPLERHYQIRKVLLQAYEYGVPQVRKRVVFFGFRTKTLAKRWAAPSPQYRRVGDERSDLPTVVGAREALGLPDIGFDDVSPTIRSGLSGPRHTTSILSSVSAQRRFEALQIWPNGVAATRDAASAYVTKNGHFRLSVADVALLQGFPESWRFAGATYMQLGQIGNSVVPPVAYSVASSVAAALR
- a CDS encoding antitoxin VbhA family protein, whose protein sequence is MTDMPPNSEPNPGAWEGKPPRQARPQITDSVLVALLDAIVSGSLRPSEAMALAWSHIRNSRPHRADDAIASRAIALADAALGAEGIAVIDPYARELARWVAEGRMSGDEAVAFITALVDAGANLVDPEGPPDPGYQVAAVPPGVDPPGATKRSAVRKPSPFADPSKNPRPEAGDRADPITAAPGDAGAVEDPSDSHANTLSDRIGPFYDTAGLRGWFQISSEAVDAHVQRGEILAVVSADGSRLFPAFQIDEGGQLLPRLREVLAELDPEEVDPWGDAVWLNAPSDDLDGLTPAAALRTQRADDVIRLAGQAGSFRSG